The following coding sequences lie in one Drosophila bipectinata strain 14024-0381.07 chromosome XR, DbipHiC1v2, whole genome shotgun sequence genomic window:
- the Pig1 gene encoding pre-intermoult gene 1 protein, protein MKLNKLLLAFMCLGLFTVLVVGADTDTDTDDSDDTAASTENESTDASTTGSSSTTAPDASGSDVDDTGSSTDDVDSDSGSDSDSDSDSDADEGTDTEPATTAKPKRKKNNNNRRKNNKRAANKKKAANNNNRKKAANKKRATNNNSNRRRNNNNNRRTNNNRRINNKARRRG, encoded by the coding sequence atgaaactaaaTAAACTATTGTTGGCATTTATGTGCCTGGGACTTTTTACAGTCCTGGTGGTGGGCGCTGATACCGATACCGATACCGATGATTCTGATGATACGGCCGCCAGTACCGAGAACGAGTCCACAGATGCCTCCACCACCGGATCATCGAGCACAACGGCACCAGATGCCTCGGGCTCAGATGTGGATGATACCGGCAGCAGTACCGATGACGTGGATAGTGATTCTGGATCGGATTCTGACTCCGACTCGGATAGCGATGCGGATGAGGGCACGGACACAGAGCCAGCCACAACAGCAAAgccaaaaaggaagaagaacaacaacaacaggaggaagaacaacaaaagggcggccaacaagaaaaaggcggccaacaacaacaaccggaAGAAGGCGGCCAACAAGAAGAGggccaccaacaacaacagcaacagacgtcgcaacaacaacaacaatcgtcgcaccaacaacaaccgTCGCATCAACAACAAGGCCAGAAGGCgtggttga